The Dehalobacter sp. DCM sequence CATGGAATGATCTTCCGAAATGAGAGAAAGGGTATTGTTGCGCCATAAATAGATCCTGCTGTCACCGACATGGCCAATGATCGCCTTGTCACCACGGACAAGAAGTACCGTTAACGTTGTCCCCATCCCCTGAGTTCCTTCCGTCTTCAATGAGACCTCGTATACTTCGCTATTCGCCTGTTTGACTGCTTCGATCATCCATTTCTGAAAGTCGTGATCAGTAACATCCTGAAGTTTCATCGCTTGTACTCTCAATTGAGCAATAGCGATCCCGGAAGCGATTTCACCGGCATTATGCCCGCCCATACCATCTGCCACAGCACACAGGGACTCCTCCGGCATAATAAGATAATTATCTTCGTTGTTCTTTCTTACACAACCGGTTTCATGAATCTTTGCTGCTTTCATCTCTCCACCTCGAATATACAAAGGTAATACTGCCGATCTTGATAAAGTCTCCGGCGACCAGTTGTACCTGGGAATGGATTCGTTCGCCGTTTACCCAGGTGCCGTTTGTACTCCCGACATCCTCCAGAGTCGTCGCTCCCTTACTGTGTTTAAATTCTGCATGGTCCAGTGAGCAATAATGATCGGGAACTACGATATCGTTATGTTTCCCTCTGCCAATAGAAAGGCCATGGGAATCTATTTTAATCTTGCGCCCTTTAGGAAGTTTATCTGTTCCGCTGATAATCTCCAAGCATCCAATGCCGGACTCTGCTTTGGTCAGAACGCCTCTTGTCTGCAGGTCCGCCAGCATAACCGTCAATATCCGTATGAGAAAAAGATAGATGAAGGATACAAAAATGACCCTTCCCAAAACCGATAACATTTGCACTTCAATCACCGACTTTACTATCCAGATAAAACCCAAACTGCGTTTGCCCAGCTTTTATTCGATCACCAGGATTTAACCGATACCTATCGACTCTTAATTTATTGAGATATGTACCATTTGTACTGCCTAGATCCTGAACAAACCATCGGTTATTTTCTTTAAAAAGCTTTAAGTGGTAACGGGAGATTTCCAGATCCAATACGGCGATATCACAATCCTGCTGACGGCCAATGACGCATTCATCCTTATTGATGGGGTAGATGCTACCCTTCTCATCTCCCTTAATAACTTCGAGATAAGGAAGGCTTTTCCTGCTGTCAGTGTGTGCTAATGCCCTTAATAATCCGACACCGTCCGGCAACACAGTGGTTTTTTCCATGTCTTCCGACGTATCACGGCGATTATCATCGTCAATTTGCCATTTAGCTACCGCCGTATCATTAAATTCAACACCAATCTTAATGAGCCCGAGGGCTAACTCATCAGCAGGCTTGATTTCAACGATAGGAAGTGTAAGAAATGTATACCCTTGCCGTGTACCTTCATCATAAATAAATTTTGCTAGTTCAGTTAAAAACGTCTCACCGAAGCAGACCATGGTTTGATGATCTGACGGACATAAGTGCACCCGGTAGATATTCGGTACATAAACATGAGAAATGCTGACCTGTCTATTCTTGAGCATTACCCTAACCAGCTCATGGGCTATATGAACAGGCTGAATCGGACCCGCTGATTTACGAAAAAAGTAGGTTATTACGTATTCCGCTGCCGATTCAACTCGGTTTAACAGACTCATCGATCTCACTCTCCAAACGCTGTCTCAATTGTCCGCAGGCTGCATCAATATCCAGTCCTTTTTCCTCCCTGATCGAAACCGGGATATTCCCTGCTTCCAAAGTCCTTTTGAAATCTGTGATCTTCTCTTTGGATGGCCGCTGGATTCCGCTGCCGAAAACCGGATTGACCGGGATCAGATTAACATGGGCGAGCATTCCGTGCAAAAGAGATACTAACGCCATGGCTTCTTCCTTCGAGGCATTCGTTTCATTCAACGCCATTTCAAACGTGACCCGGCGATTTGTCTGAGTGGAATAAACCCGGCAGGCCTCCATCAACTGGGCTAAAGGATAACGTTTGTTAATCGGTACCAGACGATCGCGGACCTTGTTACTGGCGGCATGCAGTGATACTGCAAGTCCCACCTGAGGATTGTCTTCGGCGAGTTTAAGGATTTTCGGAACAATGCCGCTTGTTGAAATAGTCACCCGGCGCATGCCAATCTTTTGTCCATTCTCACTGTTAAGTATCCCGATTGCTTTCATGACAGCCTCATAATTAAGAAAAGGTTCACCCATTCCCATATAAACAATATTGGTAACCTTAAATTCAGGATCCTCCTGCTGAAGATAACGGGTTACATCAAGAATTTGTCCTGTGATCTCACCGACAGTTAGATTCCGGCGAAAACCAGCCATCCCGGTAGCGCAGAACGAACATCCAACCGGGCATCCTACCTGTGTTGAAACACAGACAGTCTGTCGGTCTCGGCTGTCCAGATTGGTGTAATCCATCAAGACAGTTTCAATCGTTTCGCCATCCGCCAGTTGGAATAAAAACTTGCGAGTACCATCTTTCGACTGCTGAATCCGCATTATTTCCAAAGGCTTCAGTGTAAAGATCCGGTTAAGTGTATCTCTGTCCGCTTTTCCGATATTCTTGATTTCGTCCCAGTGCTGGGCTGATTTTTGATTGATCCAGTTGAAAAGTTGATTCGCCCTGTACTTTTTTAATCCATTCTGCAGGCATACCTCCGCCAGCTCGTCCTCAAGGTATCCCCGACAATCCAGCTTTTCCATACTTTGTATTATTCACCCAATTCACTGTTTATAAACATAGCCGTTGAAACTTCGCTAAGAAAAAGCCATCCATATGGTGGATATGGGGCATAATTTGCCATACCCCTTTGTGCAGCTGTTTGCGATCTCTGTCATCCGTGATGTCAAACGGAAGATCCTGCGTTATATCGACAGAGGAAAATTCAGGCCGAAGCTGACGAAAGGCCTTGACGATTTCGAAATTCTCTTCCGGTTCGATGGTACACGTCGAATAAACGAGGACACCACCCGGTCGTACATGTTCTGCTGCTTTGAGCAATATGGCCAGCTGGAGCTCCGGCAGTTTCTTTATTTCCTCTTCACTCTTTTGCCAGCGAAGATCGGCTCTCCTGCGAATGACTCCAAGTCCGGAACAGGGTGCATCGACAAGAACACGGTCAAATTGTGCCAAACTATTCGGCAATTCACGTGCATCCCCTTCCAACGTCGTAATCATCGTGATTCCTAAACGCTCCGCAAGTTCATCGACAAGATTCAACTTCTGCGCATATTGGTCTACTGCAATAATGGTGCCTTTATTGGCCATAAGCTGTGCCATATGCGTTGTTTTTCCTCCGGGTGCGCTGCAGACATCCAGTACACGTTCATTTTCTCTGACACCCAGAATGTGGGCAACTATTTGGGAACTCTGATCCTGAACTGTAAATAAGCCGTTCCTGAATTCATCAAGCTGTTCCAAACTACCGTGATCTTCAATGACCAGGCATTCGGGAACAATGGACTCTTGCCCGACCATAATGCCCTTTTCTTTTAAGTCCCTGATCAGTGTATCTCTTGTTGTTTTTAGCGTGTTAATCCGGATTGTTGTCGGCGAGGGCTCATTGTTGGCCATTAGCAAAGCCTCGGTTTCCTCACGTCCCATCCGTGAGAGCCAACGCTTGACCATCCATTCAGGATGAGAATAGCGAACGGAAAGATAGCGAACCGTATCTTTCATCGGGTCAGGCCACTGAAAATTCCAGGCCATATCGGCCGCTTTACGCAAAACACTGTTCACCAGCGGAACAAGGGATTCCTTGCCAACGATACGGACAATTTCCACACTTTCGTTAATGGCCGCAGAAACAGGGATTTTATCCATGAAAAGAATTTGAAATATCCCCACTCTTAAGTTGGCTCTGATTTCATGCGGCAGCGCAGACATTGGCTTGGCTAGGTGCCTACGCAAG is a genomic window containing:
- a CDS encoding FHA domain-containing protein; translation: MQMLSVLGRVIFVSFIYLFLIRILTVMLADLQTRGVLTKAESGIGCLEIISGTDKLPKGRKIKIDSHGLSIGRGKHNDIVVPDHYCSLDHAEFKHSKGATTLEDVGSTNGTWVNGERIHSQVQLVAGDFIKIGSITFVYSRWRDESSKDS
- a CDS encoding Stp1/IreP family PP2C-type Ser/Thr phosphatase, encoding MKAAKIHETGCVRKNNEDNYLIMPEESLCAVADGMGGHNAGEIASGIAIAQLRVQAMKLQDVTDHDFQKWMIEAVKQANSEVYEVSLKTEGTQGMGTTLTVLLVRGDKAIIGHVGDSRIYLWRNNTLSLISEDHSMVNELVRLGELTEENARNHPHKNVLSRALGVDSQIDVDCYQLETQPDDVFLLCTDGFSNELGEEEIAAEFSVLRPLEEHLDILKRLVLKRGAPDNFTAVCCVMER
- the rsmB gene encoding 16S rRNA (cytosine(967)-C(5))-methyltransferase RsmB, which translates into the protein MRDQRKVNDARLLAVRILTRVEKEGAYANLLLRSQLPVLSQPRDRNLATALVNGVLKNKLLLDYALRRHLAKPMSALPHEIRANLRVGIFQILFMDKIPVSAAINESVEIVRIVGKESLVPLVNSVLRKAADMAWNFQWPDPMKDTVRYLSVRYSHPEWMVKRWLSRMGREETEALLMANNEPSPTTIRINTLKTTRDTLIRDLKEKGIMVGQESIVPECLVIEDHGSLEQLDEFRNGLFTVQDQSSQIVAHILGVRENERVLDVCSAPGGKTTHMAQLMANKGTIIAVDQYAQKLNLVDELAERLGITMITTLEGDARELPNSLAQFDRVLVDAPCSGLGVIRRRADLRWQKSEEEIKKLPELQLAILLKAAEHVRPGGVLVYSTCTIEPEENFEIVKAFRQLRPEFSSVDITQDLPFDITDDRDRKQLHKGVWQIMPHIHHMDGFFLAKFQRLCL
- a CDS encoding FhaA domain-containing protein; translation: MSLLNRVESAAEYVITYFFRKSAGPIQPVHIAHELVRVMLKNRQVSISHVYVPNIYRVHLCPSDHQTMVCFGETFLTELAKFIYDEGTRQGYTFLTLPIVEIKPADELALGLIKIGVEFNDTAVAKWQIDDDNRRDTSEDMEKTTVLPDGVGLLRALAHTDSRKSLPYLEVIKGDEKGSIYPINKDECVIGRQQDCDIAVLDLEISRYHLKLFKENNRWFVQDLGSTNGTYLNKLRVDRYRLNPGDRIKAGQTQFGFYLDSKVGD
- the rlmN gene encoding 23S rRNA (adenine(2503)-C(2))-methyltransferase RlmN; the encoded protein is MQSMEKLDCRGYLEDELAEVCLQNGLKKYRANQLFNWINQKSAQHWDEIKNIGKADRDTLNRIFTLKPLEIMRIQQSKDGTRKFLFQLADGETIETVLMDYTNLDSRDRQTVCVSTQVGCPVGCSFCATGMAGFRRNLTVGEITGQILDVTRYLQQEDPEFKVTNIVYMGMGEPFLNYEAVMKAIGILNSENGQKIGMRRVTISTSGIVPKILKLAEDNPQVGLAVSLHAASNKVRDRLVPINKRYPLAQLMEACRVYSTQTNRRVTFEMALNETNASKEEAMALVSLLHGMLAHVNLIPVNPVFGSGIQRPSKEKITDFKRTLEAGNIPVSIREEKGLDIDAACGQLRQRLESEIDESVKPS